A single region of the Solwaraspora sp. WMMD406 genome encodes:
- a CDS encoding FAD-dependent oxidoreductase, with protein MFDVVVVGTGIIGLTSATRIRQQGLRVLLVGADPPERTVSAIAAAVWYPTRTEGTTAVLDWARRTFDEFAEQARQAVPGVVMRPTRMLLRSTVDVPPWWGAAVPDLRYYPIAEPGSAGSGPADGGPAGRPDAVVAEWRCTMPTVEMRPYLRWLAERFRAAGGVTSRRGLATLAQAAETAPVVVNATGLAAGRLADDPAVHPVRGQVVLMANPGIVTSVRDERHPDGPTYVHPRGRDVVLGGTFEPYADSLLPDPAVARAIVARCTAMVPELAGARVLDHLVGLRPARHGGVRLAVDPAPPRGVARLIHCYGHGGAGMTLSWGCADEVAALATAC; from the coding sequence GTGTTCGACGTCGTGGTGGTCGGTACGGGCATCATCGGACTCACCAGCGCCACCCGGATACGACAACAAGGGCTTCGGGTGTTGCTGGTCGGTGCCGACCCACCGGAGCGGACGGTCTCCGCGATCGCCGCGGCGGTCTGGTATCCCACCCGTACCGAGGGCACGACCGCCGTGCTGGACTGGGCCAGGCGCACCTTCGACGAGTTCGCCGAGCAGGCCCGCCAGGCGGTGCCGGGCGTCGTCATGCGGCCCACCCGGATGCTGCTGCGCTCCACCGTCGACGTCCCACCCTGGTGGGGTGCGGCCGTACCTGACCTGCGGTACTACCCGATCGCCGAGCCGGGATCGGCCGGCTCGGGGCCTGCCGACGGTGGACCTGCTGGTCGGCCGGACGCGGTGGTCGCCGAGTGGCGGTGCACGATGCCGACGGTGGAGATGCGTCCCTATCTGAGATGGTTGGCGGAGCGGTTCCGGGCCGCCGGGGGAGTGACGTCACGCCGTGGCCTGGCCACGCTGGCGCAGGCGGCCGAGACGGCACCGGTGGTGGTCAACGCGACCGGGCTGGCGGCCGGCCGGCTCGCCGACGACCCGGCCGTGCATCCGGTACGCGGCCAGGTGGTGCTGATGGCCAATCCGGGGATCGTCACCTCGGTGCGCGACGAGCGGCATCCGGACGGCCCGACGTACGTGCACCCGCGCGGTCGGGACGTCGTCCTCGGCGGAACCTTCGAGCCGTACGCCGATTCGCTGCTCCCGGACCCGGCGGTGGCCCGGGCGATCGTCGCCCGCTGCACGGCGATGGTGCCCGAACTCGCCGGGGCGCGGGTGCTCGACCACCTCGTCGGGCTGCGTCCGGCCCGGCACGGCGGTGTCCGGTTGGCGGTCGATCCCGCCCCGCCGAGGGGTGTGGCGCGTCTGATCCACTGCTACGGCCACGGCGGTGCCGGGATGACGCTCAGCTGGGGATGTGCCGACGAGGTCGCCGCCCTGGCCACCGCGTGCTGA
- a CDS encoding CPBP family intramembrane glutamic endopeptidase: MDTVGEDRPPAGAIPSTVGPVALGVLAAGLTAIGGALAWLLLTGRTEIRISADAEAGAVPLSAVVIPLLVGVLLTRLVPARLPTLPLVADDARTALVRQTLALLAIAVAFPLLAFGLGPASVWYGPVKVALLIGGTWWVLRSLAAPSPGAVEHRRAIPAGWYWLGPLPAMVAWGYLSYYSPLRGPDDLSGYRDYDPVFLAGAMVLTFLTAGVVEEVFYRAVLQTRLEALLGRWPAIVVTAVAFAAMHTHRIGDGPLAEVVAVVLVFNGGFGLFVGYLWARYRNIWALIVTHGAVNSITLLPIFFE, from the coding sequence ATGGACACGGTCGGCGAGGACCGGCCGCCGGCCGGCGCGATTCCGTCAACTGTCGGCCCGGTGGCCCTGGGTGTGCTGGCAGCCGGGTTGACCGCGATCGGCGGTGCCCTGGCCTGGCTGCTGCTCACCGGCCGCACCGAGATTCGGATCTCGGCGGACGCCGAAGCCGGCGCGGTACCGCTCTCGGCGGTGGTGATTCCGCTGCTCGTCGGGGTGCTGCTGACCCGGCTGGTGCCCGCCCGCCTGCCGACGTTGCCGCTGGTCGCCGACGACGCCCGGACCGCCCTCGTCCGGCAGACCCTTGCGCTCCTCGCGATCGCCGTCGCGTTTCCGCTGCTGGCGTTCGGGCTGGGGCCGGCCAGTGTCTGGTACGGCCCGGTCAAGGTCGCGCTGCTGATCGGTGGGACGTGGTGGGTGCTGCGGAGCTTGGCGGCACCGTCACCCGGAGCGGTGGAGCACCGGCGCGCCATCCCGGCCGGGTGGTACTGGCTCGGGCCGCTGCCGGCGATGGTTGCCTGGGGATACCTGTCCTACTACAGCCCGCTGCGGGGTCCGGACGACCTGTCCGGCTACCGCGACTACGACCCGGTGTTCCTCGCCGGGGCGATGGTGCTCACCTTCCTGACCGCCGGCGTCGTGGAGGAGGTCTTCTACCGGGCGGTGCTGCAGACCCGCTTGGAGGCGCTACTCGGCCGCTGGCCGGCGATCGTCGTCACCGCGGTGGCATTCGCGGCGATGCACACACACCGGATCGGCGACGGGCCGTTGGCCGAGGTCGTGGCCGTCGTCCTGGTCTTCAACGGTGGATTCGGCCTGTTCGTCGGCTACCTCTGGGCCCGCTACCGCAACATCTGGGCGCTGATCGTGACGCATGGCGCGGTCAACTCGATCACGCTGCTGCCGATCTTCTTCGAGTGA
- a CDS encoding metallophosphoesterase family protein: MNVRRAWSSKSRTAQLVAVGAAATLVGGFAVSPAIGDAPPVRYPAAEIHKPTPVPDRIILIPTTTPATSQKVTWRADAPADWAQAEILEAPRALVGGVPAADAVVSKVMASNTSAVNTTLGYASTYHEVEFTGLKPDTRYTYRVGDGTNWSEWIDFTTAADGFDPFSFIYYGDAQNNVDSAVPRVFRQAFADRPEAKLIVNAGDLIDNANSEEQWGQWHKADGFVNQQVPNISIPGNHEYSGGLSTFWRPQFPYPDNGPGNEELKQTAYYLDYQGVRFIGLDSNHQSNATLMAAQTAWLEQVLESNPHKWTVVTFHHPVYSTTGSRNNPNVRAQWGPLFERYGVDLVLQGHDHSYGRGNVATARQSAAVHNGTVYVVSVSGGKMYTLNGGTNWTGNGAEVISSSQDTQLYQMIDVEADSIRFEARYANGEHHDGFLIRKNAAGERTVNEIRTPENTTGEQVTVDRTTVPMEGLVTISAAGYDPDEKVAVHLRNTKAADGRNGVFVMNLVADELGRIDQRFAIPATAKNGSTHHIYLVSENQQITSPLITVTK, from the coding sequence GTGAACGTCAGAAGAGCCTGGAGCAGCAAGTCCCGGACCGCGCAGCTCGTCGCTGTCGGTGCCGCGGCCACGCTGGTCGGCGGCTTCGCGGTCAGCCCGGCGATCGGCGACGCACCGCCGGTCCGCTACCCGGCCGCCGAGATCCACAAGCCGACCCCGGTCCCGGACCGGATCATCCTCATCCCCACCACCACCCCGGCCACCTCGCAGAAGGTGACCTGGCGGGCCGACGCGCCCGCCGACTGGGCGCAGGCCGAGATCCTGGAGGCCCCGCGCGCCCTGGTCGGCGGGGTGCCCGCCGCCGACGCCGTCGTCAGCAAGGTGATGGCCAGCAACACCAGCGCGGTCAACACCACGCTCGGCTACGCGTCGACCTACCACGAGGTCGAGTTCACCGGGCTGAAGCCGGACACCCGCTACACCTACCGGGTCGGCGACGGCACGAACTGGAGCGAGTGGATCGACTTCACCACCGCCGCCGACGGGTTCGACCCGTTCTCGTTCATCTACTACGGCGACGCGCAGAACAACGTCGACTCGGCGGTGCCTCGGGTGTTCCGGCAGGCGTTCGCCGACCGGCCGGAGGCCAAGCTGATCGTCAACGCCGGTGACCTGATCGACAACGCCAACAGCGAAGAGCAGTGGGGCCAGTGGCACAAGGCCGACGGCTTCGTCAACCAGCAGGTGCCCAACATCTCCATCCCCGGTAACCACGAGTACAGCGGTGGCCTGTCGACGTTCTGGCGGCCGCAGTTCCCGTACCCGGACAACGGCCCGGGTAACGAGGAGCTCAAGCAGACCGCGTACTACCTGGACTACCAGGGTGTGCGGTTCATCGGCCTGGACTCCAACCACCAGAGCAACGCCACGCTGATGGCCGCGCAGACCGCGTGGCTGGAGCAGGTCCTGGAGAGCAACCCGCACAAGTGGACGGTCGTCACCTTCCACCACCCCGTCTACTCCACCACCGGTAGCCGCAACAACCCCAACGTCCGGGCCCAGTGGGGTCCGCTGTTCGAGCGCTACGGCGTGGACCTGGTGCTACAGGGCCACGACCACTCGTACGGTCGGGGCAACGTGGCCACCGCCCGCCAGTCGGCCGCCGTGCACAACGGCACCGTCTACGTCGTCTCCGTCTCCGGCGGCAAGATGTACACCCTCAACGGCGGCACCAACTGGACCGGCAACGGCGCCGAGGTGATCAGCAGTTCGCAGGACACCCAGCTCTACCAGATGATCGACGTCGAGGCGGACAGCATCCGGTTCGAGGCCCGCTACGCCAACGGCGAGCACCACGACGGATTCCTGATCCGCAAGAACGCCGCCGGTGAGCGCACCGTCAACGAAATCCGCACCCCGGAGAACACCACCGGCGAGCAGGTCACCGTCGACCGCACCACGGTCCCGATGGAAGGCCTGGTCACCATCTCGGCCGCCGGCTACGACCCGGACGAGAAGGTCGCCGTCCACCTGCGCAACACCAAGGCCGCCGACGGCCGCAACGGTGTCTTCGTGATGAACCTGGTCGCCGACGAGCTGGGCCGGATCGACCAGCGGTTCGCCATCCCGGCGACCGCGAAGAACGGCAGCACCCACCACATCTACCTGGTCAGCGAGAACCAGCAGATCACCAGCCCGCTGATCACCGTCACCAAGTAA
- a CDS encoding thioredoxin family protein, translating to MAVTSQMVPLGTPAPDFALPDTGGVVVRRDDFAEAPALLVAFVCNHCPYVQHVEAAFGKLLTEYPALAVVGVCTNDAEAYPDDAPERLAAQADRAGWTFPYLVDASQQVGRAYQAACTPDFFLYGADRTLVYRGAFDGSTPGNGKPVTGAALRAAIELALAGEAVPEPHQPSMGCSIKWRD from the coding sequence ATGGCTGTCACCTCGCAGATGGTTCCCCTTGGTACGCCCGCGCCCGACTTCGCGTTGCCGGACACCGGTGGAGTCGTGGTCCGCCGCGACGACTTCGCCGAAGCGCCCGCGCTGCTGGTCGCCTTCGTGTGCAACCACTGCCCGTACGTCCAGCACGTCGAGGCGGCGTTCGGCAAGCTCCTCACGGAATATCCGGCGTTGGCGGTGGTGGGCGTCTGCACCAACGACGCCGAGGCCTACCCCGACGATGCGCCGGAGCGGCTGGCCGCCCAGGCGGACCGGGCGGGCTGGACGTTCCCGTACCTGGTCGACGCGAGCCAGCAGGTCGGCCGGGCGTACCAGGCGGCCTGCACCCCGGACTTCTTCCTCTACGGCGCCGACCGCACCCTCGTTTACCGGGGCGCGTTCGACGGCTCCACGCCCGGCAACGGCAAACCGGTCACGGGTGCGGCGTTGCGGGCCGCGATCGAGCTCGCCCTCGCCGGCGAGGCGGTGCCCGAACCGCACCAGCCCAGCATGGGATGCTCGATCAAGTGGCGGGACTGA